A DNA window from Ctenopharyngodon idella isolate HZGC_01 chromosome 8, HZGC01, whole genome shotgun sequence contains the following coding sequences:
- the opn7c gene encoding opsin 7, group member c produces the protein MGNVSKTALFVSTISRQHDILMGSLYSVFCVLSLLGNGMLLFVAYRKRSSLKPAEFFVVNLSVSDLGMTLSLFPLAIPSALAHRWLFGEVACLCYAVCGVLFGLCSLTNLTALSSVCCLKVCCPNYGNKFSSNHACVMVIGVWCYASVFALGPLVRWGSFGPEPYGTACCINWYTPSHDALAMSYIISLFIFCYVVPCTIIILSYTFILLTVRGSRQAVQQHVSPQTKVTNAHILIVKLSVAVCIGFLTAWSPYAVVAMWAAFSANEQVPPTAFALAAILAKSSTIYNPMVYLLFKPNFRKILSQDTQTIRHRICLNHSKASLTPEIKGRQLQSSQQCNNKDATISTPFSSCLAESYGACHVCAEVEPRFQQISHQKTVRILEGTIQSEIPVRHLTDRMQNDLL, from the exons ATGGGCAATGTGTCAAAAACAGCCCTGTTCGTATCCACAATCTCCAGACAGCATGACATCCTCATGGGATCACTTTATTCAGTGTTCT GTGTGTTGTCGCTCTTGGGAAATGGCATGCTGTTGTTTGTAGCCTACCGTAAGAGGTCATCTCTGAAGCCAGCAGAGTTTTTCGTCGTGAACTTGTCTGTGAGTGATTTAGGAATGACCCTGTCTCTGTTTCCGCTGGCCATTCCATCTGCTCTAGCACACAG GTGGTTGTTTGGGGAGGTAGCATGTCTGTGCTATGCTGTGTGTGGGGTTTTATTTGGCTTGTGCAGCCTAACAAATCTGACTGCTTTGTCGTCAGTTTGCTGCCTCAAAGTCTGCTGCCCAAATTACG GTAACAAGTTCTCATCTAACCATGCTTGTGTGATGGTTATTGGGGTTTGGTGCTACGCGTCTGTGTTTGCGTTGGGACCTTTGGTCCGCTGGGGAAGTTTTGGACCAGAGCCATATGGGACAGCTTGCTGCATAAACTG GTACACTCCATCCCATGACGCCCTTGCCATGTCTTACATCATCAGtctttttatcttttgttaCGTTGTCCCCTGTACAATCATCATCCTATCTTACACCTTCATCCTGCTCACAGTGAGGGGGTCTCGCCAAGCCGTTCAACAGCATGTCTCGCCACAAACCAAAGTGACCAACGCACACATTCTCATTGTCAAG CTCTCAGTGGCTGTATGTATTGGCTTCCTTACGGCTTGGAGCCCATATGCCGTTGTTGCCATGTGGGCTGCATTCAGCGCCAATGAGCAGGTCCCACCCACCGCCTTTGCGCTGGCAGCTATCTTGGCCAAATCTTCCACCATTTACAACCCTATGGTTTATCTTCTCTTCAAACCCAACTTTCGCAAAATCCTGAGTCAGGATACTCAAACCATCCGCCACAGGATTTGTTTGAACCATAGTAAGGCCAGTCTTACACCAGAAATAAAGGGCCGGCAGCTGCAGAGCTCTCAACAATGCAACAATAAGGATGCCACCATCTCTACACCCTTTTCCAGCTGCCTGGCAGAGAGTTACGGGGCATGTCATGTCTGTGCAGAAGTGGAGCCACGTTTTCAACAAATAAGCCATCAGAAAACTGTACGGATTCTGGAGGGCACCATCCAGAGTGAAATACCAGTGAGACATCTGACTGACAGAATGCAAAATGACCTCCTGTGA